One Moorella sp. E308F genomic region harbors:
- a CDS encoding LysM peptidoglycan-binding domain-containing protein has translation MSEESRKAEATVSEAAAQHVVPPCPHGFHYTVKSGDTMFLIAQHFGIPLEELIAANPQVRDPDLIYPGQVLCIPRKMPVPCPGGFYYTVQPGDSMYSIAQKFNVSLDALIAANPQVQDPNLIYPGQVLCIPTRPAMPCPNGFIYVVKPGDTLSSIARKFGTTVDQILAANPQITDPNLIYPGQRICIPIMPPVMPRRHCFMMHPTHHCPGAMGMGIIDIEKRELLVVARGIPDPRHFGMEHVVLMVRYREMEEFRVVEMRPMADGMMMSHHMMDAEMDKDPVLLIGAARRFPFVFGPLFLGVVVPIII, from the coding sequence ATGAGTGAAGAAAGCAGGAAAGCTGAGGCAACTGTAAGTGAGGCGGCAGCCCAGCATGTCGTGCCCCCGTGTCCCCATGGCTTCCATTATACCGTTAAAAGCGGGGACACCATGTTTCTTATTGCCCAGCATTTTGGTATACCCCTGGAGGAGCTTATTGCTGCCAACCCCCAGGTAAGAGATCCCGACCTCATTTATCCCGGCCAGGTACTGTGCATTCCCAGGAAAATGCCTGTACCTTGCCCCGGCGGCTTCTATTATACTGTCCAACCAGGCGATTCCATGTACTCCATTGCCCAAAAATTTAATGTCAGCCTGGATGCCTTGATAGCCGCCAACCCCCAGGTCCAGGATCCCAACCTGATTTATCCGGGGCAGGTGCTCTGCATTCCAACCAGGCCCGCCATGCCCTGCCCCAACGGGTTTATCTATGTCGTCAAGCCCGGAGATACTTTAAGCAGCATCGCCCGCAAGTTCGGTACTACAGTGGACCAGATCCTGGCGGCCAACCCGCAAATTACAGATCCCAATTTGATTTATCCCGGCCAGCGCATCTGCATTCCCATCATGCCACCAGTAATGCCCCGGCGCCACTGTTTTATGATGCATCCCACCCATCATTGCCCCGGTGCCATGGGTATGGGTATCATTGATATAGAAAAACGGGAGCTGCTGGTTGTTGCCCGCGGGATTCCTGATCCCAGGCATTTCGGTATGGAGCATGTCGTTTTAATGGTTCGCTACCGGGAAATGGAGGAATTTAGGGTAGTTGAAATGAGGCCCATGGCCGATGGGATGATGATGAGCCATCATATGATGGATGCTGAGATGGATAAAGACCCTGTTTTGTTAATCGGCGCTGCCCGCAGGTTCCCCTTTGTCTTTGGGCCTTTATTCCTGGGTGTTGTGGTGCCAATCATTATCTAA